The following are from one region of the Mycobacterium sp. 050128 genome:
- the nrdH gene encoding glutaredoxin-like protein NrdH: MNTLTVYTKPGCVQCNAVFRALDKLGIEYLPVDISTDPEAREYVMALGYLQAPVVHAGPEAHHGGFRPDRLRELAERAA, encoded by the coding sequence ATGAACACTCTCACCGTTTACACAAAGCCCGGATGCGTGCAATGCAACGCCGTTTTCCGGGCCCTCGACAAGCTCGGAATCGAATACCTCCCGGTCGATATTTCCACCGACCCGGAGGCGCGCGAATACGTCATGGCGCTGGGCTATCTGCAGGCCCCAGTCGTTCATGCCGGACCCGAAGCCCACCACGGCGGATTCAGGCCAGACCGGCTACGCGAACTCGCCGAACGCGCCGCCTAA
- a CDS encoding type II toxin-antitoxin system Phd/YefM family antitoxin — MEVVGLRELRQNASELVRRAEEGEEITITVAGRPGARLVPAAPRTWRRWTDVADLFAGPADPAWDADREAIDHEIHDPWAKQ; from the coding sequence GTGGAAGTAGTTGGCTTGCGTGAGCTGCGGCAGAACGCGTCCGAGCTCGTCCGCCGGGCCGAGGAGGGCGAGGAGATCACGATCACTGTGGCGGGTCGCCCGGGGGCCCGACTCGTTCCTGCGGCGCCTCGTACCTGGCGGCGGTGGACGGACGTGGCCGACCTGTTCGCCGGGCCCGCCGATCCTGCCTGGGACGCCGATCGTGAGGCCATCGACCACGAAATACATGATCCGTGGGCCAAGCAATGA
- a CDS encoding sigma-70 family RNA polymerase sigma factor codes for MPDPGGSDLPHDHDDDRYDVLLHPDDEMAGPDWYPRLGNMSAAFMFRAVIRPDTPMRPEYVTIPMRAANSDARLTKQLAVSKWNMLWEAAQYRRRFFTEDECPPEMLKIIDQGDVNVVFVPRTRTRYFEYAPLFHLLPRRTLERFGLPLCRGGQWPFISDVWRPDRYLPADFERRLSQAWAATVWRHLMPGSPLVGFTGNDPIRLLAHDLDFWIPPVTEVMEAELRTWPEVDNGVEPQLAPLDDGSVLSTATAANPRMGGDIWTGEDAAAEFIRDTVEAADNTGRLRAILETVRCHRVEDDFSNHWTYAREDFERKLYRKRSKVKVRFVELTDTIPVQGPETEIVDRLVLSDFLALLDPQQREVVVLLRSGTTNLTEIADIMGYRNHSPISKRLRAIRDTAARYFEAE; via the coding sequence ATGCCCGACCCAGGCGGCAGCGACCTCCCACACGATCACGATGATGATCGCTACGACGTGCTGCTTCATCCCGACGACGAGATGGCCGGCCCGGACTGGTACCCGCGACTGGGCAACATGTCGGCGGCGTTCATGTTCCGCGCCGTGATCCGACCGGATACACCGATGCGGCCCGAGTACGTCACCATCCCGATGCGAGCAGCCAACAGTGACGCCAGGCTCACTAAGCAACTTGCCGTCTCGAAATGGAACATGCTTTGGGAAGCTGCCCAGTACCGCCGGCGGTTCTTCACCGAAGACGAGTGCCCACCGGAAATGCTGAAGATCATCGACCAAGGCGACGTCAACGTCGTGTTCGTCCCTCGCACTCGGACTCGTTACTTTGAGTACGCCCCACTGTTTCACCTCCTGCCACGCCGAACCTTGGAACGGTTTGGGTTGCCGCTCTGCCGAGGAGGTCAATGGCCGTTTATCTCTGATGTCTGGCGCCCGGACCGCTATCTCCCCGCCGACTTCGAGCGACGGTTGTCCCAAGCCTGGGCCGCCACGGTGTGGCGGCATCTCATGCCCGGCTCCCCTCTTGTCGGGTTCACCGGCAATGACCCCATCCGTCTGCTGGCCCACGACCTCGACTTCTGGATCCCGCCAGTGACCGAGGTGATGGAAGCCGAGTTGCGCACCTGGCCCGAGGTCGACAACGGCGTCGAGCCACAATTGGCCCCGCTCGACGACGGTTCGGTGCTGAGCACGGCGACCGCAGCGAACCCGCGTATGGGAGGCGACATCTGGACCGGTGAGGACGCCGCCGCGGAGTTCATCCGCGATACCGTCGAAGCCGCGGACAACACCGGGCGGTTGCGCGCCATCCTCGAGACTGTGCGTTGCCACCGAGTCGAAGACGACTTCTCCAACCACTGGACTTACGCCCGTGAGGACTTCGAACGCAAGCTGTACCGCAAGCGCTCTAAGGTTAAAGTCCGGTTCGTCGAACTCACCGACACCATCCCCGTCCAAGGTCCGGAGACCGAGATCGTCGACCGCCTCGTTCTCAGCGACTTTCTCGCTCTTCTCGATCCCCAACAGCGGGAAGTCGTCGTACTCCTGCGCAGCGGGACCACCAACCTCACCGAAATCGCCGACATCATGGGTTACCGCAACCACAGCCCGATCTCTAAGCGCCTGAGGGCAATTCGCGATACTGCTGCCCGCTACTTCGAAGCGGAATAA
- the mobF gene encoding MobF family relaxase: protein MLTISRLSRWSIAYYEKTANEAKQAAMDRQAAGGGLGEYYSEGDTRVPTWVVAGDAVKVAELTGLTGAALASGFADGDVATTWLDEGIAPNGASGRAFTKESVHGFDLTFAAPKSVSLVRALTSEINEKVIAEAHSRAVKAAMDYLHTHAGYTRVHNPVTGKKDLQCLPGLVAIAYQHETSRCGDPHMHTHVIVPNRQARGDGVLVSIDSKSLHHEAKAAGVIYQAVLRHELHAERGFEWRDVDERSGMADIAGVTKKCLKAWSRRSTRLREWARNNLVVIDGEPSAQQLATAQKATRPAKPESQPWAELKAEWRADTRGLEMDRAAHAEARWARRAAPRTLTDRTRLARMVGAIDKSAFTRADLVELVGALLPVDVPEDPRTTIEKIVDTVAVRVSAPREVHHREGHELYTVDVVMAEEERIFAMVDDQDPRTRLDVRPADLGDLSPDQARAIANIAHSPYLVQPLQAPAGAGKTHSLKALRGAAHRAHKEVLVLAPTGKAVDEAMRDGAGDRGLTVAKALKLIEDNQLDIDRRSVIVVDEASMLGTPELKKLLACAVVGRAKMVLVGDAYQLSPVKARGGMFENLCDELPWSQRLGEVWRMRDPAERDMSLALRSAHGNRLRKAVGWYRNNGRLHSGDPIAMADDATNAYLQARADGKDAAIICDRWEIADAINRKLHGALTAAAAHAGDVAPEQAKVFTDTVRVARDQDARAGDIIISRNNDASLTVEPGADQRAGEQIDQVRNGNRWHVVGVDAQRGRIAAERLTDGARTIFEGDYLREHITLGYATTLHAAQGITVGNSNTPGACFTVLSDNASRAMAYVGMTRGKDENHAYIYQPITGEADHEHSRVASGAEIHTLRRGNKYAAAHFFRMILANDDRPRTMHAEAERTDRDLLPPVVGALLDRHDQRRADRRASWHAHSAQARAREAAYDRLRHATQRSSERGEERDRADGLEL from the coding sequence GTGTTGACGATTTCTCGGCTCTCCCGCTGGAGCATCGCCTACTACGAGAAGACGGCCAACGAGGCCAAACAGGCCGCGATGGACCGTCAAGCGGCCGGGGGTGGGCTCGGTGAGTACTACTCCGAAGGTGACACTCGGGTGCCGACCTGGGTGGTGGCCGGCGACGCGGTGAAGGTTGCTGAGCTGACCGGGCTCACCGGCGCAGCGCTCGCGAGCGGGTTTGCTGATGGGGATGTGGCCACCACCTGGCTCGACGAGGGAATCGCCCCCAACGGCGCCAGTGGGCGTGCCTTCACCAAAGAGTCGGTGCACGGTTTCGATCTGACGTTCGCCGCACCCAAAAGTGTGTCGCTGGTGCGGGCCCTGACCAGCGAGATCAACGAGAAAGTGATCGCCGAAGCGCACTCGCGGGCGGTCAAGGCCGCAATGGACTACCTGCACACTCACGCCGGCTACACCCGGGTGCACAACCCGGTGACCGGCAAAAAAGACCTGCAGTGCCTGCCAGGGTTGGTGGCGATCGCCTACCAACACGAAACGTCGCGGTGCGGGGACCCGCACATGCACACCCACGTCATCGTGCCCAACCGGCAAGCCCGCGGCGACGGCGTCCTGGTGTCGATCGACTCCAAATCGCTGCACCACGAAGCCAAAGCCGCCGGCGTCATCTACCAAGCGGTGCTGCGCCACGAACTGCACGCCGAGCGCGGCTTTGAGTGGCGCGACGTCGACGAGCGCTCCGGCATGGCCGACATCGCCGGCGTCACCAAGAAATGCCTCAAAGCGTGGTCGCGGCGCTCCACGCGGCTGCGCGAATGGGCGCGCAACAACCTCGTCGTCATCGACGGCGAGCCCAGCGCGCAACAGCTCGCTACCGCGCAAAAAGCCACGCGCCCCGCCAAACCCGAATCCCAGCCGTGGGCCGAACTCAAAGCCGAATGGCGCGCCGATACGCGCGGTCTCGAAATGGACCGCGCCGCGCACGCCGAAGCGCGCTGGGCGCGCCGCGCCGCTCCGCGCACCCTGACCGACCGCACACGGCTGGCGCGCATGGTGGGCGCGATCGACAAGAGCGCGTTCACCCGCGCCGACCTCGTGGAACTAGTCGGTGCGCTGCTGCCCGTCGACGTGCCCGAAGATCCGCGCACCACCATCGAAAAGATCGTCGACACCGTCGCCGTGCGGGTCAGCGCGCCACGCGAGGTGCACCACCGCGAAGGACACGAGCTGTACACGGTGGACGTGGTGATGGCCGAAGAGGAACGCATCTTCGCCATGGTCGACGACCAGGACCCGCGCACGCGCCTCGATGTGCGCCCCGCCGACCTCGGTGACCTCTCGCCTGACCAAGCGCGCGCCATCGCCAACATCGCGCACTCCCCCTACCTGGTGCAGCCCCTGCAGGCGCCGGCCGGCGCCGGCAAAACGCACTCGCTCAAAGCGCTGCGCGGCGCCGCGCACCGCGCCCACAAAGAAGTCCTCGTGCTCGCGCCCACCGGCAAAGCGGTCGACGAGGCGATGCGCGATGGCGCCGGGGACCGCGGCCTAACCGTGGCCAAAGCGCTCAAACTCATCGAAGACAATCAGCTCGATATCGACCGGCGCAGCGTGATCGTGGTCGACGAAGCCTCCATGCTCGGCACCCCCGAGCTCAAGAAACTGCTGGCGTGCGCGGTCGTCGGGCGCGCCAAAATGGTCCTCGTCGGCGACGCCTACCAACTCTCGCCGGTCAAAGCGCGCGGCGGCATGTTCGAGAACCTGTGCGACGAGCTGCCCTGGTCACAGCGCCTCGGCGAAGTGTGGCGAATGCGCGACCCCGCCGAACGTGACATGTCGCTGGCGCTGCGCTCCGCGCACGGCAACCGGCTACGCAAAGCGGTGGGCTGGTATCGCAACAACGGGCGCCTGCACTCCGGTGACCCGATCGCCATGGCCGATGACGCCACCAACGCCTACCTGCAAGCCCGCGCTGACGGGAAAGACGCCGCGATCATCTGCGACCGCTGGGAAATCGCCGACGCCATCAACCGCAAGCTGCACGGCGCGCTCACCGCGGCCGCCGCACACGCCGGTGACGTCGCCCCCGAGCAGGCCAAGGTTTTCACCGACACCGTGCGCGTCGCGCGCGACCAAGACGCGCGCGCCGGCGACATCATCATCAGCCGCAACAACGACGCCAGCCTGACCGTGGAACCCGGCGCCGACCAGCGGGCCGGCGAGCAGATCGACCAAGTCCGCAACGGCAACCGCTGGCACGTCGTCGGCGTCGACGCCCAGCGCGGTCGCATCGCCGCCGAACGGCTCACCGACGGTGCGCGGACCATCTTCGAAGGCGACTACCTCCGCGAACACATCACCTTGGGCTACGCCACCACCTTGCACGCCGCCCAAGGCATCACCGTCGGCAACTCCAACACCCCGGGAGCCTGCTTCACCGTGCTCAGCGACAACGCCTCACGCGCAATGGCCTACGTCGGCATGACCCGAGGAAAAGACGAAAACCACGCCTACATCTACCAACCCATCACCGGCGAAGCCGACCACGAACACAGCCGGGTCGCCTCCGGCGCGGAAATCCACACCCTGCGCCGCGGCAACAAATACGCCGCCGCGCACTTCTTCCGCATGATTCTGGCCAACGATGACCGGCCCCGCACCATGCACGCCGAAGCCGAACGCACCGACCGTGACCTACTCCCCCCAGTTGTCGGGGCACTACTCGACCGCCACGACCAAAGGCGCGCAGATCGCCGCGCCAGCTGGCATGCGCACAGCGCCCAAGCCCGCGCCCGCGAAGCCGCCTACGACCGGCTACGCCACGCCACCCAGCGCAGCAGCGAACGCGGCGAAGAACGCGACCGCGCCGACGGGCTCGAACTGTGA
- a CDS encoding DUF4192 domain-containing protein, producing the protein MTTDLRSPADIVAAAAGLLGFAPTNSIVAYMLRRDSHGGFRIRCAIRFDITITTGQAANLPATCNLHSADNHAAILLAVCDEPHNPHALALLDALRDALTDAAIPVLNRIMTHDVTAEGQWYEPDTGQHGPTYPYTDSLITAQRVLSGERVSRRRSDIEAEFAPIAPAPPVPLGDHGELVITTAEEISDALNGHPINRTLPTRAGHIITADVSVRDAMIWAAIQHTQSAAELWTHIARRLRGQPRAEALTIAAVAYCLLGDTIRAGIAIDTALDEAQAAHTPAPRLAMLLLAALRAGLPPEQIQRAIIDSTPQPGHN; encoded by the coding sequence ATGACCACAGACTTGCGCTCCCCAGCCGACATCGTCGCCGCGGCCGCCGGCCTCCTCGGCTTCGCCCCCACCAACAGCATCGTGGCCTACATGCTGCGCCGAGACTCCCACGGCGGCTTCCGGATCCGCTGCGCCATCCGCTTCGATATCACCATCACCACCGGGCAAGCCGCCAACCTCCCCGCCACCTGCAATCTGCACTCGGCCGACAACCACGCGGCGATCCTGCTCGCCGTCTGCGACGAACCGCACAATCCACACGCCCTGGCGCTGCTCGACGCCCTGCGCGACGCGCTCACCGACGCCGCAATTCCCGTCCTCAACCGCATCATGACCCACGACGTCACCGCCGAAGGACAGTGGTATGAGCCCGACACCGGGCAACACGGCCCCACCTACCCCTACACCGACTCCCTGATCACCGCCCAGCGCGTCCTCAGCGGTGAACGAGTCAGCCGCCGGCGCAGCGACATTGAAGCCGAATTCGCCCCCATCGCCCCCGCACCCCCAGTGCCCCTCGGCGACCACGGCGAGCTCGTCATCACCACCGCCGAAGAAATCTCCGATGCCCTCAACGGGCATCCGATCAACCGCACCCTGCCCACCCGCGCCGGCCACATCATCACCGCCGACGTGAGCGTGCGCGACGCCATGATCTGGGCGGCCATCCAGCACACCCAATCCGCGGCCGAACTATGGACTCACATCGCGCGGCGTCTGCGCGGACAACCGCGTGCCGAAGCGCTCACCATCGCCGCCGTCGCCTACTGCCTCCTCGGCGACACCATCCGCGCCGGCATCGCAATCGACACCGCACTCGATGAAGCCCAAGCCGCCCACACCCCTGCCCCACGCCTCGCGATGCTGCTCCTGGCCGCGCTACGCGCCGGCCTACCGCCCGAACAGATCCAGCGCGCAATCATCGACAGCACACCCCAACCCGGGCACAACTAA
- a CDS encoding DUF3560 domain-containing protein: MTIDIIHSAVEGTLVHGTTRGDGTNTILKAAGFRWFPSLGLWGIAGSRDRQPNRYKIDQAAGALRAAGHDVNVDIDDSHRPAAEAEADRAQRQEHRAEALNAKADRKGAAADAAREAEQRAVAALPPGGEPIKIGHHSERRHRKAIARAHDATRRAIDATELARQASGRAEAAASTTAHRYSPVTVKNRIEKLEAEQRGDQRTLDGHRRVVARSATHEYVDEFGPATGSYRDQVIARMAQRGDEITYWTAIYADLQAAGVASTHNRDTISPGDFVLRRGHWYPVVRVNAKSVSVRMHEGASWTNTIGYHEISGHRPASADDSTAADG, from the coding sequence ATGACTATCGATATCATTCACAGCGCTGTTGAAGGCACCCTCGTCCACGGCACCACTCGCGGAGACGGCACCAACACCATCCTCAAGGCCGCCGGATTCCGCTGGTTTCCCTCCCTGGGCTTATGGGGCATCGCCGGTAGCCGCGATCGCCAACCCAACCGGTACAAAATCGATCAGGCCGCCGGCGCGCTGCGCGCCGCCGGGCATGACGTCAATGTCGATATCGACGACAGTCACCGCCCCGCCGCCGAGGCCGAGGCCGACAGGGCGCAGCGCCAAGAGCACCGCGCCGAAGCGCTCAACGCCAAAGCGGACCGCAAGGGGGCCGCGGCCGACGCGGCCCGGGAGGCCGAACAACGCGCCGTAGCTGCGCTGCCTCCCGGTGGAGAGCCCATCAAGATCGGGCATCACAGCGAACGCCGGCACCGCAAAGCGATCGCCCGCGCCCACGATGCAACCCGACGCGCCATCGACGCTACCGAGCTCGCGCGCCAGGCCAGCGGACGAGCCGAGGCCGCCGCATCCACCACTGCCCACCGGTACAGCCCGGTGACCGTGAAGAACCGCATCGAGAAGTTAGAAGCCGAGCAACGCGGCGATCAACGCACCCTCGACGGTCACCGCCGTGTCGTTGCACGCAGCGCCACCCACGAATACGTTGACGAATTCGGCCCGGCCACCGGGTCCTACCGCGACCAAGTCATCGCCCGCATGGCCCAGCGCGGCGACGAAATCACCTACTGGACCGCGATTTACGCCGACCTGCAGGCCGCCGGTGTCGCCAGCACCCACAACCGCGACACCATCTCGCCGGGGGACTTCGTACTGCGCCGGGGCCACTGGTACCCGGTTGTTCGGGTCAACGCGAAAAGCGTTTCAGTCCGCATGCACGAGGGAGCCTCCTGGACGAACACGATCGGCTACCACGAGATCTCCGGCCATCGACCAGCGTCAGCCGACGACAGCACGGCGGCTGACGGCTAA
- a CDS encoding ParB/RepB/Spo0J family partition protein, whose product MTDTTTNTDSAATAADQPIGTLEHLDPMLLDIGDNVRDDAALSKAFIASIAENGVLVPITGVRDAERPEVIRVRNGQRRTLAACDAGLSSVPVYVLPSTAADASQETIDRIVHQIVTNDQTLDLTDAQRARGIQQMIDAGLSVTKVAKRLSVGKDAVKAAHTAAQSATAMDALASGQLSLTEAAAITEFEDVPGAVDRLMRSAGGTWFEHTVAQLRQERDTAQARAHAAQPFADKGFTVLEQRPDSWDPTCIPLHHLVTAEGDEADDTAVSDPAHWAVYLVDDTALCDVETGEVVDEQSVDWETEDLPDATPAEGLRHANTVTDKEVFTPDYYCLDYRSAELTPQSWFARQAGLVDTDTGEVVDLDDEAREAARQQATLEKAETEKRERRKVLALNRLGDAALGVRREFVKKLLARKAPPKGAGLFVAECLARDSALLTNNNALDTTAELLGVDSGQAVAKLVADLPAHGDGRAQVITLALVLGALESRTPKDAWRNNTGWWGHHVGSSEYLGWLADNSYPLAPVEEVVTKAKDAEDVYEQYLTDAVKE is encoded by the coding sequence ATGACCGACACAACCACCAACACCGACAGCGCAGCCACTGCCGCCGACCAGCCCATCGGGACGCTGGAACACCTTGACCCGATGCTGCTCGACATCGGTGACAATGTCCGCGACGACGCAGCGCTGAGTAAGGCGTTCATCGCCAGCATCGCTGAAAATGGAGTTCTGGTGCCGATCACGGGTGTGCGTGACGCCGAGCGGCCGGAAGTCATCCGGGTCCGGAACGGGCAACGGCGCACCCTGGCCGCCTGTGATGCTGGCTTGTCCAGCGTTCCGGTCTACGTGCTGCCGTCCACCGCTGCGGATGCCAGCCAGGAGACCATCGACCGCATCGTGCACCAGATCGTGACGAACGATCAGACGCTCGATCTGACTGACGCACAGCGGGCACGCGGCATTCAGCAGATGATCGACGCGGGGCTGTCGGTGACCAAGGTGGCCAAGCGGTTATCTGTCGGCAAGGATGCCGTGAAAGCCGCTCACACGGCAGCACAGTCGGCCACCGCCATGGACGCCCTGGCCAGCGGCCAACTCAGCTTGACCGAAGCCGCCGCGATCACCGAATTCGAGGACGTGCCCGGCGCGGTGGACCGGCTGATGAGGTCGGCGGGCGGTACTTGGTTCGAGCACACGGTCGCCCAGCTGCGCCAGGAACGCGACACCGCCCAGGCCCGAGCCCACGCCGCCCAGCCTTTCGCCGATAAGGGGTTCACTGTCCTTGAGCAGCGCCCGGATTCGTGGGACCCGACCTGCATACCGCTGCATCACCTGGTGACCGCCGAAGGGGACGAAGCCGACGACACCGCTGTCAGCGACCCCGCCCACTGGGCCGTGTATCTCGTTGACGACACCGCTCTGTGCGACGTGGAAACCGGCGAGGTAGTGGACGAACAGAGCGTGGACTGGGAGACCGAGGACTTGCCAGACGCGACGCCCGCAGAGGGCTTGCGTCACGCGAACACGGTCACCGACAAGGAGGTGTTCACCCCCGATTACTACTGCCTCGATTACCGTTCCGCAGAACTGACCCCGCAGAGCTGGTTCGCCCGGCAGGCCGGACTGGTGGACACCGACACCGGCGAAGTGGTCGACTTGGACGACGAGGCCCGCGAGGCCGCACGCCAGCAGGCCACGCTCGAAAAGGCCGAGACCGAGAAGCGGGAGCGCCGGAAAGTGTTGGCGCTCAACAGACTCGGGGACGCCGCCCTCGGCGTGCGGCGCGAGTTCGTCAAGAAGCTTTTGGCGCGTAAGGCTCCACCTAAGGGTGCCGGTCTCTTCGTGGCGGAGTGCTTGGCTCGCGACAGCGCGTTGCTCACCAACAACAACGCGCTGGACACCACCGCCGAATTGCTCGGAGTCGATAGCGGCCAGGCCGTGGCCAAGCTCGTGGCCGATCTGCCCGCCCACGGCGACGGGCGCGCTCAGGTGATCACGCTGGCCCTGGTGCTCGGCGCCCTCGAATCGCGGACCCCCAAGGACGCCTGGCGCAACAACACGGGCTGGTGGGGACACCATGTCGGCAGCAGCGAGTACCTGGGCTGGCTCGCCGACAACTCCTATCCCCTGGCGCCAGTCGAGGAGGTCGTGACCAAGGCCAAGGACGCCGAGGACGTCTACGAGCAGTATTTGACCGATGCAGTGAAGGAATAG
- a CDS encoding type II toxin-antitoxin system VapC family toxin, giving the protein MRAILDTSVVIASDVEPLVGELAVSAITLAELHFGVLVAKDQQVRAERLRRLLVVERKFDALPVDDAVAASYGQIAAAVVDSGRQPRARSMDLLIAATAHAHAARLYTRNAADFGGLGQLVDVVAV; this is encoded by the coding sequence ATGAGGGCGATCCTCGATACCAGCGTGGTGATCGCCTCCGATGTCGAGCCCCTAGTCGGAGAGTTGGCTGTTAGCGCAATCACGTTGGCAGAACTGCACTTCGGGGTCCTGGTCGCCAAAGATCAACAGGTGCGGGCCGAGAGGTTGCGGCGGTTGCTGGTCGTTGAGCGTAAGTTCGACGCGCTGCCTGTGGACGACGCCGTGGCGGCGAGCTACGGCCAAATCGCTGCGGCTGTGGTGGATTCGGGGCGCCAGCCGCGGGCCCGGTCGATGGACTTGCTGATCGCGGCCACCGCTCATGCTCACGCCGCGCGCCTTTATACCCGCAACGCCGCTGACTTTGGCGGTTTGGGCCAACTGGTCGACGTCGTGGCAGTCTGA